Proteins found in one Cyanobacteria bacterium GSL.Bin1 genomic segment:
- a CDS encoding chemical-damaging agent resistance protein C produces MGISLQKGQRVSLEKVSPGLEAVFVGLGWDVNQTDSGSDFDLDTSVFLLGSDEKLISDNHLVFYNNLKSPDPDNSVEHMGDNLTGAGEGDDEVVIINLKKVPEDVQKITFVVTIYDGEKRGQNFGQVSNAFVRLVDVKTKEEVLRYDLTEEYSIETAMIMGELYRKDGEWRMSAVGQGYEGGLQAILNRYS; encoded by the coding sequence ATGGGAATTTCTTTGCAGAAAGGACAACGGGTTTCGCTCGAAAAAGTATCTCCCGGTTTAGAAGCAGTATTTGTCGGTTTAGGTTGGGATGTGAATCAAACGGATAGCGGAAGCGATTTTGATTTAGACACTTCTGTTTTTCTTTTAGGTAGTGATGAAAAGCTGATTTCTGATAATCATTTAGTTTTTTATAACAATTTAAAGAGTCCTGATCCTGACAATTCTGTGGAACATATGGGCGATAACCTTACCGGTGCAGGAGAAGGGGATGACGAAGTCGTCATTATTAACTTGAAGAAAGTTCCAGAAGATGTGCAAAAGATAACCTTTGTCGTCACAATTTATGATGGTGAAAAACGGGGACAAAACTTTGGACAAGTGAGTAATGCCTTTGTCCGTTTAGTTGATGTTAAAACCAAAGAAGAAGTACTTCGCTACGATTTAACCGAAGAGTATTCCATCGAAACGGCCATGATTATGGGAGAACTGTATCGAAAAGATGGAGAATGGCGCATGAGTGCAGTGGGTCAAGGCTATGAAGGCGGATTACAGGCAATTCTCAATCGTTATAGTTAA